The Clostridiales bacterium genome includes a window with the following:
- a CDS encoding folate family ECF transporter S component, with product MLVAFFLAINLVLKRFLYIRLPLLMAKFSFSFVPVILCAIILGTKYTILLEVLSDILGWLLFPRGVFFVGFTISAMLIGFIYGEMLYSCDNIISAKRLLPRFIISISLVAIFISLGLNTFWLFCIAKNVVRLEFPLKIIRQILLIPFKVITMYYTVKFLENKLNNIINE from the coding sequence TTGCTAGTAGCTTTTTTCCTGGCAATAAATTTGGTTTTGAAGAGATTTTTATATATAAGGTTGCCGTTACTTATGGCAAAGTTTAGTTTTAGCTTTGTGCCAGTTATTTTGTGCGCAATAATTTTGGGGACTAAATATACTATATTATTGGAAGTGTTAAGTGATATTTTAGGCTGGTTGCTTTTCCCTAGAGGAGTATTTTTTGTAGGTTTTACAATAAGTGCTATGCTTATAGGGTTTATATACGGAGAAATGCTTTATTCTTGCGACAATATAATTTCAGCAAAACGTTTACTGCCGAGATTTATAATAAGTATATCATTAGTGGCAATTTTTATTAGTTTAGGATTGAATACATTTTGGTTATTTTGTATCGCTAAAAATGTAGTTAGACTTGAGTTTCCACTAAAAATAATAAGACAGATTTTATTGATACCATTTAAAGTTATTACTATGTATTATACCGTGAA